GATCGACAGATGCACCAGTCGCACGCGGCGTGTGCTGATGACGTCGAGCAGGTTTCGCACGCCCTCGACATTAATGCGCCAGGCCAAGGCCGGATCGAGTTCGCATGCGCGCAAGGCGCAATTGCCAGCACAGTCCAGCACGCTTTGAAACTGATGCTCGTCGAAGAGCCGGGCTAGCTCGACGGGATCTTCGGCGTTACAGGGAACGATATGATCCCCTTGCAATCGCCAGTTATCTCGCTGGCGGATGCCGATCACCTGCCCGGGATAACGAGACTCGAAGTATTCCAGCGCGTTGTACCCCGCTACGCCCGCCACGCCCGTTATCAGCATCGGCAGCGGTGGCACGGCAGGTGTGGAGCGAAGGAACATCGTACGGTAACGTGCAAGAAATGGCCGGGTAGGCCGGCCGACAGAGTAAAAATCCAAGTGGACGCAACTACTGAGCCACGATCGGCGATACCAGCGTACCAATCCCGGCGATACTGGCCGACAACGTGTCTCCAGCCTTTACATAGGTGCCAGTGGCGTTACCGACGCCCGAAGGAGTGCCGGTCGAAATAATGTCCCCCGGTTCGAGCGTGACAAAGCTGGAAATAAACTCGATCACGGCCGCCACGGGAAATACCATCAGCCCGGTCGAGGCATTTTGCTTGATGTCGGCGTTGAGCTTGAGATTCATAGCGAGCCCTTGCGGGTCGGGTATCGCATCGGCACTCGTGATGCAGGGGCCGCATGGGCAAAAGCTGTCGTGCCATTTGCCATGCAACCAATCGAAGAAGACGTCTTTCTCGCGCTTCTTCCGGCCCGGGTTCGGACGAAACTTGCGATTCGAGATGTCGTTGATCACCGTATAGCCCGCCACCGACGCAAGCGCGTCCGCTTCCTTGACACCCTTCGTCTTGCGACCGATCACCACCGCCAGTTCCAATTCCCAGTCGATCGCGCCGGGCGAGATTGCCGGAATCACGACCGGCTGTCCCGGGTTGGTCAGCGTTGTGCTCGGGGGCTTCATGAACACATAGGGGAACGTCTCGGCCCGTTCGGCCGCGACGCCACCACCTTCGCGAATATGTTCGGCGTAGTTGCCCGCCAACAGAAAGAGTTTATTCGGACGAGGGATCGGTACGAGCAGTTGCGTCTTGGCAGTCGGCAGTTTTGCAGTCTCAGGCAGCGCCGCGCCTGCGCGTTCAAGCCACGACGCAATCTTTTTCGCCGCGGGATTTGCTTCGCCAGACGGCGGCAAAAATGCGAGTAAGTCGTCACCGCCAGGCAGCGACACCGTTTCATGTGTCGCGTCGGCGTACGCCTTTGCGGCGGACGCAACCGGTACGATGATCTCTTCGCTGTAGAAGCCGACTCGCGGTCCGGCCTGATCCTGATAGCGGCACAAACGCATAACACATCCCCCGATCGAAATTCCCAACAACCCTAAGATCGCCAGAGTCGACGACAGGCGGACGATTGTCAAGGCGGCCGCATGCTTAGGGCAGATTACCAGGGGCATCGACGTTGGGGGGCGGGCGTCTCGCCCGCCTTGGCCCTGCGTGAACACGTCTCCGAAGGGAATTTGTGGTAAGCAGCGAGAGAGAAGGCGGGCGGGACGCCCGCCCCCCCGGGACTTACAATCGCGGCATCCCATCAAAATCAGTTGAGCAGGCGAGGGTCGTCAATGATCGGTTTTCATAGGATGCTTCGTGTTGCCCTCTATTGCTTGGTGGCATTGGCCTACCAAGCGCCGAATACCTACGCCGCCCAATCGCCGAACGTCGTGTTGATCGTCGCGGACGATCATGCCTGGACCGATTATTCGTTCATGGGGCACCCGCATGTTGCGACGCCGCATATCGACCGGCTGGCGCGCGAGAGCGCGGCGTTCACGCATGGCTACGTCCCAAGTAGCCTGTGCTGTCCCAGTCTGGCCTCGATGATCACCGGGCTGTATCCGCATCAGCATAAGATTACGAGCAACGACCCGCCCATTCCTGCCGGCATGCCGGCGGGCCAGTTCCATCGCTCGCCGGAGTTCACCGCTG
This genomic interval from Pirellulales bacterium contains the following:
- a CDS encoding fumarylacetoacetate hydrolase family protein — translated: MRLCRYQDQAGPRVGFYSEEIIVPVASAAKAYADATHETVSLPGGDDLLAFLPPSGEANPAAKKIASWLERAGAALPETAKLPTAKTQLLVPIPRPNKLFLLAGNYAEHIREGGGVAAERAETFPYVFMKPPSTTLTNPGQPVVIPAISPGAIDWELELAVVIGRKTKGVKEADALASVAGYTVINDISNRKFRPNPGRKKREKDVFFDWLHGKWHDSFCPCGPCITSADAIPDPQGLAMNLKLNADIKQNASTGLMVFPVAAVIEFISSFVTLEPGDIISTGTPSGVGNATGTYVKAGDTLSASIAGIGTLVSPIVAQ